In the genome of Kineococcus endophyticus, the window CTACGGCCTCGGCCTGGGGTCGTCGGGAGCCCCGTTCGGCCAGGTCGAGTGGAGCTACCTGGCGAAGACCACCGGGTGGACCTACGGCGACCAGGAGATGTGGGGCACGACGTTCAACTACGACGACCCGCGGTTCCAGGAGACCTACGCCTGGTGGCGCGGCCTCATCGAGAAGGGCTACATGCCGCCGCTGGCCTTCACCGAGGGCGGGTCGGCCGACCAGCAGATGCAGGCGGGCCGCTACGCCATCGTCAGCGAGGGCTCGTGGCAGACCGCCAACTACGGCAACCTCGAGGGCGTCGACCTCGCGCTGGCCCCCACGCCCATCGGGCCGTCGGGGAAGCGGGCCGCCATGCAGAACTCCCTGGCCGACTCGATCTCGACGTCGTCGAAGGTCAAGGGGGCGGCGTGGAAGTGGGTGCAGTACCTCGCCTCGGAGGAGTGCCAGTCCGAGGTGGCCAAGGCCGGGGTCGTCATGCCGGCCATCGCGAGCACCGTCGAGACGTCGAAGGAGTCCCTGGGCAAGACCGGGTTCGACGTCAGCGCCTTCACCGACCAGGTCGAGCAGGGCACCACGTTCCCGTACCCGGCCGTCCTCAACGGGGCGGAGTTCCAGAGCATCATGGCCTCCGCCATGGACAACGTCATGGCGTTCAACGCCGACGTCGACACGCTCACCGCGGCGAACGACAAGGTGAACGCGCTCTTCACGACCTCCGAGGAGTGACGGGAGGAGTGACGGCCCGGGTGGCGCGGTAGGCGCCGGGGGAGCAGCCGCAGGCCTTCGAGAAGTGGGCGTAGAGGCTGCTCCCCGACCCGAACCCGGCGGCGTGCGCGACGGCCGCCGTCGTCAGCGTCGTCGTGAGCAGGAGGCGCTGCGCCTCGGCGATCCGGTGCCGCAGCAACTGCTCGCCGAGGGTCACCCCCACCGCGGAGCGGAAGAGCGTCGTCGCGTAGTTCGGGTTGAGGTTCGCCGCGCGGGCGATGTCCGCCGTGGAGATGTCGGACCGGAAGTTCTCGGCCGTGAAGCGCGCCATCCGGGCCACGGGTCGCAGGTCGGTGCGGGATCCGGGGAGGGCGTCCGCGGCGGCTCCGGCCGAACTCTCGGCTGCCAGGATCCTCAGCAGCAGGGCCTGGCCCTCCAGCAGCACCGTCCCCGTGCTCCGGCTGCTGGACACGTCGCGTTGCCACGTCCCGAACTGGGCGACGACGTGCTCCCCGACGGCGGCCGTCGGCACGACGACGACGCCGTGAGAGACGATCCGCGCCACGGCGCCCTCGGGCAGCGTCCAGCCCAGCACGGTGCTCAGCGGCAGGTGGATCCAGCAGATGTCGCTGTCGCGCGGCTCCTCCGGCGGGACGAGGCGGTGGGGGACGGCCGCCCAGAACAGGGCGGTGTGCCCCTCCGGGACGGTGACCCGACGGCCTCCGAGCAGGTACTCCAGCGACCCCCGCACCGTCACGTTGACCTCCACGTCGTCGTGGCGGTGGAACTCGCGCATGGGGGGAGCGGAGCCGCGGTGCACCCACAGGGCCGGTTCCTCGACGTCCACCCGCCTCACGGTACCTGAGGATCCTGGAACTTCTCGCGGGCCAGGAGGAGGCTCGGCGCGCCGTTGCGCACCTAGCCTGGAGGCATGACGCAGAGCCCCAAGATCACCATCATCGGCGCCGGTGGTTTCGTCTTCCCGTTCCGCCTCATCGGCGACATCCTCAGCTTCCCGGCCCTGCAGTCGGCCCGGTTGTGCCTCATGGACGTCCGGG includes:
- a CDS encoding ABC transporter substrate-binding protein is translated as MAAAGTAAMLSACGTYGVDPGADGETGTVTYWLWESAQLPAYQQCANAFQAQNPEIDIQIEQFGWDDYWNKLFTGFVANSAPDVFADHTQRYGEFAQRGLIVPIDEQVQEAGIDLDAYVEGTTDLWIGPDGKRYGLPKDFDTIGLFYNEGMTTEAGISAEDMKNLTWNPQDGGTYEQTIAHLTVDQNGVRGDEPGFDKSKVKTYGLGLGSSGAPFGQVEWSYLAKTTGWTYGDQEMWGTTFNYDDPRFQETYAWWRGLIEKGYMPPLAFTEGGSADQQMQAGRYAIVSEGSWQTANYGNLEGVDLALAPTPIGPSGKRAAMQNSLADSISTSSKVKGAAWKWVQYLASEECQSEVAKAGVVMPAIASTVETSKESLGKTGFDVSAFTDQVEQGTTFPYPAVLNGAEFQSIMASAMDNVMAFNADVDTLTAANDKVNALFTTSEE
- a CDS encoding helix-turn-helix domain-containing protein; amino-acid sequence: MDVEEPALWVHRGSAPPMREFHRHDDVEVNVTVRGSLEYLLGGRRVTVPEGHTALFWAAVPHRLVPPEEPRDSDICWIHLPLSTVLGWTLPEGAVARIVSHGVVVVPTAAVGEHVVAQFGTWQRDVSSSRSTGTVLLEGQALLLRILAAESSAGAAADALPGSRTDLRPVARMARFTAENFRSDISTADIARAANLNPNYATTLFRSAVGVTLGEQLLRHRIAEAQRLLLTTTLTTAAVAHAAGFGSGSSLYAHFSKACGCSPGAYRATRAVTPPVTPRRS